The DNA sequence GTCCCGATGAATCAGCACATTTTTTTCTTTTGATAAAAGTTCAGCCAAAGTCTTGCAATCTTCATCAAATCTCTTTCTTAATCCGTATGGAAATTGAAAATGAAAAAAGGCCTTGAGGCAATTTTCTTCAAAGTAACTAGACTCCCAGAGATAGGTACGCTCGGTGAAAGGAGGACAAATTTGAAATTTTAATTTTTGATACTGAGAAGCCCCTTCTCGATGAAGTTTTGAAATCTCTTGAATCACCTCTTCATAAAATTTTAAAACTTCTCCCCGAGATTTTTCTCCAAAGGCATGGCATAAGCTTAAATCCCCTAAATCTTCAACCCAAACAATCCCTCGCTCTGGATCCGAATACTCAACTACTGGAACTGAAAGTCCGATACTTTTAAGAAAACATGCAATGTCTACATAATAAGCATTTTCTTTTTTCTCCTTCCCGTAGTGCATGACAATCAAAGAATCTGATTTTCTTTCTGTTCGATAATACAGGCGATCAGAGCCATCCTGCCCTAAACGATGGAGAGGAAAAGGGGTTCGATAGCGGCCCAGAATCAAATCCTCCTGAACCTTTCGATAGGTCCGAATATCGCCAATATCCTGCCAGTAACACTCTGGCCACAGAAAACCTCCTATTTTTTTCCCCTGACGAATTAAATCTAGATACACATCAACAATGGACACAGCTCTTCTAGGAGGGATATATTCCAACAAAGCCGGTTCTAGAATATGAATCCCTGAGAAGGAATATTTTGGATGAGTTGTATTTTCCAAAACTCCTCTTAAATCGCTAATCTTTCCTCTTTCATCCAGGGCTACATTGGGATTGGCGGATGAGGTTGTCAAAATCATCGTGGCGAGATTTTCCTCCTTTTGATGATGGTGAATGGCCGAAGCTAAATCACCATCGGTCAAGATATCGCCGTTATAGACAATAAATGTTCCATCCTTAAAAAATGCCTCGCACTTTTTAATTCCTCCACCTGTGTCTAAAAGCACAGGCTCAAAAGAATAATTGATTTTTAGGCCCTGATGATCAAAACCAAACATGGCTTGATAAACCTCGGGACAATGATGGGTATTCATCACCACTTCTTGAACTCCAACCGATTTCAAATGTTCAAAAACATATTCAAGCATGGGCCTTCCCATGATCGGCACCGTCGGCTTGGGACGCCACTCAGTCAAAGGCCGTAAACGCTGTCCCAAACCCGCTCCTAAGATAAAAGCACGATGAGACATAATTCCCCTGATAAAAAATTCATAACAGTTTTAATAACGAAAACTCAAAAAAAGTCGAAAATTACTTTTTGCCATAGATAATCATAACTGATTTTGCCAGAATGAGCTTCCAAATGGAAAAAAAATCCTTTACCCATACCCTTCAAATCCAAAAAAAACTCTTGGCTTGGTATCACCAATATAAAAGAGATCTTCCCTGGCGACAAACCAAAGACCCCTATGCGATCTGGGTTTCTGAGATGATGCTTCAGCAAACCCAGGTTAAAACAGTGATTCCTTATTATGAGAGATGGATCAGGAAATTTCCCAATGTTAAAAAACTGGCCCAAGCTCCTCTTGATCAAGTTTTGAAACACTGGGAAGGGCTCGGCTACTACTCAAGAGCTCGAAATCTTCATAAAGGGGCCCAATGGATCGTTGAAAAATATGGTGGAAGAATTCCTCAAACCTCCAAAGAATTGATCGAGCTTCCAGGGATCGGGCTCTATACAGCCAATGCCATTGCGAGCATTGCCTTTGATAAAGATGTGCCGGTCGTCGATGGAAATGTTAAGCGTGTTCTTTCCCGTATTTTCTTACTGTCCAATGATCCAGGAAAAATCTATAAAGAGGCTGAGCGACTCCTCGTAAAAGGCGAGGCCAATTCCTTTAACCAAGCCATGATGGAATTGGGAGCCACCGTTTGTATGCCACAAAATCCTGTTTGTCTTTTATGTCCTATTCAATCTGACTGTAAGGCCTTTCAACAAGGTCTCCAAGGAAAATATCCTATTGCGGAAAAAAGAATCGTTCAAAAAAATATTAAAACGTTTGGGGGCCTCATTTGGAAAAAAGGAAAACTTCTCATCCGGCAACGACCCCTCAAAGGTCTTTTGGGAGGACTCTGGGAATTTCCAACCTATGTCACAAAGAATGGTGAGGGAACGACCGCTTATTTTGAGCACCTAAAAAAGGAAGTACAGCTTCAAATTAAAATAGGTAAAAAAATCGGCGATTTTAAACACATCTACACCCATCTTATCGAATGGCTCGAAATCTATGACTATGAATGGGTAGAAGGGCAAATTCCTCGCACCCTCAAAAAAACTTGGGTGTGGGTAAGTCCTGAAAAGCTTAAGGATTTTCCTTTCTCAGGAATTTGCGCAAAGGTGAGAGAAAAGGTTCAGAATAAAGACTGAAAAGCGCCCCCTTTATACAGCCTCCTCTTTCAAGCGCTCATAGATCCAAAGTTTGATCAGAGGCTGACGAGCAACTCCAATTCTATCAGCAATTCGATCAATTTGTTCAATCTCTCTGAGCGGTAAATCAAGATTAATCTTTTTCATTTGCATCTTTTTAACAATGCCTCGTTGACAAAAATCTTCTGATAGATCTTCAGATTCTAAGGCCAAATCCATTTCTGCATCATTCTTGAATTTTCTCAAAAAAGACCTTTTCTTCATTTTTTCTCGCCCTCCTTACAGGCTTTTTACCACCTTTGCTGGTACCCCAACCGCAACGGATTTTTCTGGGATGGATTGAGTCACCACCGATCCTGCCCCGATGACGCTCCCTGATCCAATTGAAGCACCGTCCAGGACAACAACCTTTGCCCCTAACCAAACATTCGCTCCAATCGATAAAGGTCCATGAGTGAGGGTCCCTTCTTGATCCACAAATTTGACGGGGCTTTCGTAGTCATAGCTCCCCCCGCTCATACAATAGCAATCAGCGGCCAAGAGAGCCCCCTGTCCTAAACAAAGTTGGTTGGACGAGAAGAGAATGGTACGATGCCCGAGATTCACCCGATTTTCTAAAACGATATTTCCATCCTTGCAATAAATAATACATTGGCGTCCGATGAAAACATTCTCTCCTATTTGAATACCTTTATTTTGGATTCCCTTGGCATCCAACAGGACATAATCATCAATGATAGAACCTTCTCCAATTTCTATTTTTTGAGGATGACGAAGGGTTATGTGATGGCCAAAAACAACGCCTTTACCAACTTTCCCAAGAATCCAGGGATAAGTCCACTTTCGAAGAAGAAGTCCCAAAGCCCCAGAAATTCCGCCAAATAAAAGGGTGATGAGTTCAAACTTGAATAAAAACCAGAGGCTCCGGCTCCCTACCACTAAATCCTGATACTGGCGAAGCGCCGATCCAGAATGGCCTTTTTGAATTTTGAAACTAGATGCGGTCATAGTGGCCAAAACGAAGTGATTATAGACTAATAATCTTATTGTTAAGCAGCAATGAGGGTACCCGACACGTATTGATGGAGAATACTTGCAACCAATGTTTGATAAGGAATGCCCCTTTCAACAGCTTTGACCTTGATTCTGTTTAAATCAGCTTTTGAAATTCTGATATTCATTCGCTGATCCTTGCGAAGGGTATTCTTGGCTATTTGCATATAACGAGCTAATTCTGATTTGTTGGGTCTAGCCAACTTCCATTCTCCCTTTTCGATTGCGTCGAGAATTTCCAACTCCTCTGTGTCTAATGAATACGGTTTCATTCTAATCACCTCCGAACAAATATTGTTTTGTCAGTTTACGACTTGGAAAAATAGTTTTAAGAAAAAGAGCGCCCTTCTCTTCCACAAAAGGGACAATATAGATATATTGGTTGACCGAAACAACGAACTGTTTCTGATGACTATACTTGCCCTTCCCTTGCACTGTAGCTATTACATCTCCCTGCTCAATATGTGATACGATAGCCTCAAAAGATATTCCCCTCTCTTTAATGAGCTTCAAATTTTTCTCTGGGTCCCACTTGAAAAGTATTTCCATAGTTCCTATAAGAAAAGATAATAAAAAAGTGTGCCTTTTGTCAACACATTCTCTTCACCCGCCCAAGCCTTCAATCTTAGCTAGCCAGAATGCCCTTTTTGAATTTTGAAGCTAGATGCGGTCATAGTGGCCAAAACGAAGTGATTAAAAAAGGCGAACACACCAGATGAATCATGATGCAAAACGAAAGACAGGTACTTTCAGTGTTTTAGAAGCATGATCCGCTTCGATAACCTTTTGCAATTTGTCAACAACTTCAGGCGAGAAATATTCCTCACCACAGTTTTCACAAATAGATGCCGGCACATTCTCAACAGCAATCAATCGATTCCGATACCATTGAGTATAGGTGATCTCCTTGAGATCCGTCTTGCCGTGACAAACAGAACACTCGTTCATCTTTGCCTCCTCCTAATTTTATGATCGATCCACTCCTTTGGGTTAGGCTCATAAACAGTTACAACACTGATCATTGGCAAAAGGGCTATCTGAATATGTAAAACCCTTCCACTCTTTGCTTGTCCACAGATAAGGCAACTGGGGCCATATTTATCTGTCGGATATTGTTCAATAATTTCTCCTCCAAGAATGGACTCTTCAATCTCTTCACCACTTACTCTTCTCGCAATTCTTTGCTCTGCAGCATGTTTTGTATAACGAAATTTATACTCACTGAATGCCCTACGAATTTTCCCTATATCCATCATGGATGATACCATAAATTTTTCTTCCCAACCATCTCGTACCAAACCTTCAATCTTAGCTAGTCAGAATGCCCCTTTTGAATTTTGAAGTTAGATGCGGTCATACGATGCTGGTTCTATATTGGATACCTTGCTTAAGGCCTTTAAAAAAGTTTTTCTATTTCCTTTATTTGCCCGTTTTCCCAAATACTCTTCTGTCGTAAGCGCTGAGATTTTTTCGGCCAGGGCAAGCGTAATCATTTGATTAATCGACACGTGTTCTCTTCCGGCAAGAGAACGGACAAATCGATGTAAAGAATTTGGTAGTCTGAGGCTAATGTTACTCATGGGAGTTCTCCTATCTTTTTCAACAACTCTAATTCGATTACACTGAACCCCTTGGCACGCCTTGGCCTAAAACAAAAATCTTATGCCATAAGGCTAAGTTCATGAGGGCCCAGAGGATGTGATTATGGTTGTGAGTTCGGGCAACATGCTGCTGAATCAGAAGATTAATGTAATCTCTTTTTAAATATTGTTTAATGAGGGGCGACTCATTCAAGAGTTCAATCATATAATTTTTCAACTCTTGTCGAAGCCAGTTTTTAATGGGAAAGCTGTAGCCTTGTTTTCCTCGCTCAACAATATTTTCAGGGAGAATGCCTCGAAGAGAATCCCTAAAAATGGCCTTCGTCCTAAAACCTTCTAGCTTCCATTCACTTGGAATCGTGGCGCTAAATTCAATAAATTCATAATCCAAAAAAGGAACACGGACTTCTAAGGCACTCGCCATACTCATTTTATCGACCTTCATCAAGACACTTTCTGGCATGGTAAATCGAAGGTCAATATACATTTCTTGATCTAACCTGTCTTTTGAAGAAGAGTGTGAAAGTATTTTTTCAATTTTTTCAAAGGGGCCTCCATGGGCGTATTGCAAAACCTCATCCGAAAAAAGAAGAGAACTATTTTTAGGATTTAAAAAATACTGCCAGCGCATGTGATGGCCAGCTTCGGGAAGACTGGAACCGTCCATAAACCGCCTGATCACATTAAAAAGGCCTTTCTTTTGAGATTGATCGGGTAATTTTTCAATCAAAGGACTTAAAAGATGCTGACGAAGTACATTAGGTATTCTCTGAAAAAGTTGATCAAATTTACTCGCCTTAAATCGATCGTATCCCACAAAAACCTCATCCCCGCCCTCCCCACTCAAGCAAACCGTCACTTTTTCCTTCGCCTTTTTACAAATCAACATAAAAGGAATGGTCGATAAATCAGTCATCGGTTCATCCAAATGCCAAACTGCTTTTTCAAAAAGAGGGATGGTGATGGGTTCAATCATCATTTCTGTGTGATCCGTCTTAAATTGTTTTGAGACTTGTCTAGCGTAATCAAGCTCACTGAACGAAGGATCCTCATACCCCAAAGAAAAAGTTTTCACCGGCTCTTTCATGTGACGCGTCATGAGGGCTACGACAGAGCTAGAATCTAAACCTCCAGAAAGAAAAACTCCGAGGGGAACATCACTGATGAGTCTTTTGCGAACGGATTCGCTTAAGCGGTCAATGATTTCATTTTGGAGCTTTTGACGATTAGCTCCCCTTCGATGGCGCTTAGAATCAAACTTGATATCCCAATAACGTTCGATTTGAATTTGCCCATTTTTGAAGAGGAGCCAATGGCTGGGGGCGAGTTTATGAATATCGCGAAACATTGTCTCTCTCGCCGGAACAAATTCATAGCCCAAATAGTCATAAATCGCTTGTGGATTTGGATCACGAGAAATACCTGAATACTTCAACATCGCCTTGATTTCTGAGGCAAAAACAAATTTTCGATTCTGATGATAATAATAGAGGGGCTTTACACCTAATCGATCTCTGACTAAAAAAAGTTCATGCTGGGTAGAATCCCAAATGGCAAAAGCGAACATGCCATTAAAAAGGTGGAGGGCCTCCTTCCCATATTCGCCGTAAGCATGGAGAATCACTTCGGTATCACATTGGCTTGTGAAGATATGACCTTTTGCTTCAAGGTCATGTTTTACTTCCTTAAAATTATAGATTTCTCCATTAAAAACAACCCAAAGGGGGCGTGCACATTTGGCACAAGAGGCATTGGACATGGGCTGGCGACCATGCTCACTTAGATCGAGAATGCTCAAACGCTGGTGGGCCAAAGAAATTTCCTCTTCGACATGAAAGCCCTGCTGGTCAGGCCCTCGATGGGCGATCTCTCGACCCATGGCTTGTACTAATGGAGCATCCTTCCAATTAAAACCTGCGATTCCACACATCAAAACAGTTTAAAGTTTAAAGTTGAAAAACAAAAGCAAAAAGGACAGTTAAAAATCAACGAATCTAAACCTTAGCCCATCTTCTCATTCCTTTAAACATCAGAAAAACGAAAGTGAGAAAAAGAAGGGGTTCCAAATTCAAATTCCATTTATCAGGAAATTTAGGTTGAACCGTTCCACATCCACCACCCCCTCCCCCTCCTTTAATGCCTTCGATTCCACTAAACCAGGTTTGAGCAAGAATTTCATAACCTGAACCATTGAAATGAACATGGTCCGTATATAAACTTTCAAAATTGGACTTTGAACTAATGGCCGCATAATTATCAACCAGGGTGGCTCCTTTTGACCCTGCTAAACCACGAATGAGACTATTCGTATTTTCTACATTTCCATTGTGATTATCTAATCGTGGTGTAATGGTCGAAACGACGGGACGCGTTCCAAAGGCAATGGCCCGATTGACCATCTCCCCTAAGTTAAAAGTGATTGATTCAGGCGATCTTTCATCTCCCGCGTCATTGGTCCCTTCCATAATTAAAATAAATTCAGGATTATCTGCACTCAAAACTGAATTAATCCTCGAAAGACCATCAACAGTTCTTTCTCCACCCACACCCCGATTAACAACAGTGGAAGCACCAAATTTTGATGTAAGTTTTCCTTGTAAACGAGAAGGGTAACCTCCGGAACCGTCTTCTGGAAACCCTGAGGTAATGCTGTCTCCAAAAGCCGAGTAAACATTGGCATTGGTTGCGGCCCAAGCTTCACTGCCATTTACTTTTAAAAATTTTTTAAGCCAGGCAAGGGCTTGTCCTCGAGACGGAGCACTGATCGCTGAATCCAAAAGAATGATTTGTGAACCCCGTTCACGCTCATTTTGATACCAGACGGATTGAGTATGGACAACCCCTTGATTTTTCCAGACATCTAAAAAGATGGATTCAAGAGAAAGAGGAATTGAAAAAGGTTTCGTCCAGCCATCCCCTTCCTTCTGACTTGAAAATACCTTGCCGTCCCGATAAAAGAGAAGATTCGGTTTCCCATCTTTTAACATGAGAGAGGGAAATGACCCCGCGGTTTTTTCCAATGGGAAAAGCTGGGCTTGAGAACCCCAGCTTCCTTGATCCCAAACTCTAAAAAAAAGCTCGTATCCCTCTTGATAAAAACCATTCCAGACCACCCATACTTTATGATTAAAAGCCAAAATCGTGGGATCAAGATCCGGCACATTATTTTCTGCATTTAAACGACTCCAAGAAGACCACCCTAAAGATGTTTTAGAAGTCCAATAAATTTCATCTTGCCCCTCTTTGACTCCACAGGCCACCACCCAAATTTGGCCTTCCTCATCGATTGCAACAGAAGGTTCTGAAAATTTAAGATTTGAAGATCCTCCGATTTCTTCTTCAGGCGACCATTTTTCACCATCCCATTTCGAAATATAAACTTCACGACGATCTTCATTTTTCCTGACCCAAACGACAAAGGCCCTTCCTTCTTTATCTAAAGCCATCGCAGGAGAAACATCTGAAACTGCATTATCTTGATTCAAACGTTCTGGTTTAGACCAGACGTCTCCTGTTTTACGAGCATAATAAATTTCCGTGTCGCTTCCGTCAGAACCTGACCAAACCGACCACTGATTGGAGGGAGCCACATCGGCTCCCACGGAAACTGAAACCCAAAAGAAGCTCCCCAAAAAAATTGTCCAAAGATATTTTTTCATCCTAAAGTCTCCTTGATTAATTCAGCGCACTTTGCCTATCTTTCAAATTGAGGGTGATCATACCACAGCTTGCTTTTTACAACCAAGGAAGAATCAATCCTATATTCTTCGAATTTGACTTGAAATCTAAGTGTCCTGTTTCTGAAGATCCGTTTTTAAAGAAAATGTAGATAAACAAAGGACTCTGGCTTTATCCCAAATCTCGAGGGAAGAGAATTGCTTTTTATTTTGACCCTCTTTAAGCGCCCATCGCCATTCTAGAGGTTGATTTCCTAAATCAACCAAGGGAAGCCATCCTTCTTCCTTCCCCTCGTCAGAATAGCAAAGGCGAGGAGCGACTCCTAACATAACGCCTTCATTGCTTACACGAAATATAAACTCGCGATCTCCTTCTTTTTCAAACTCCCTTGAAACAACAAAATGATGGAGTCCTCCAATGACATGAACCCTCGGCAGCTGATACAACTTCATTTTAGCCCCCGTCAAAAGAACCCCTTGATCACAGGTGATCCCCGTCGTAAACCCTGATCGTTTCAGGGCCTCTATCGATTGTAGATTATATTCCCCAAAGGGATAACAAAAGGAATGGGTACGAAATCCCCCAAATTTTCGAATATCCTTGTAGCATCCCCTAACTTCAAAATAGGGATCCTTGATTCTTTTGAAACTTTGATGGCTCTTGCTGTGAGCGCCAAAGGATATCGTCCCCCTTTTGTACATCTCTCGCACTTCACACCAGGTAAGACAATCAACCCCCTCAAATTTTTTACGCTCTTCTCTATCTTTAGCCACGTATTCTGTAATTAAATAGACGATCGCCTTGAAATGATATTTTTTAAGAATGGGTTCTGCTTCAGTTAAGGCGTTTAAATATCCGTCATCAAGGGTAATGATCACGGGCTTCGACGGGAGGGGCTTCCCCCATTTCTCATGAGCTGATAAATCTGAAGGAAGAATGCTCTTATAACCCTTTTCCGAGAGAAATCGGATCTGGGCTTCAAAATCTTCCGGGTCAACCCACCATTTGTCGTTCACCTCTCGACCGATTTTGTGATACATCAAAATTGGAACTTCAAGAACTCGATTTCTCTCAATATAAAAAAATCCAATGAGAGAAAAAAGGAGAAAAATAATTGTGCCTATTGCTAAAAATATTCTTTTTCGTTTCATTAAATTCAAAACCTATATAACCCAAGAACAGAGATAGGAAAATGGAATTCGACGCAACATCTTGGCCATCTTGGCCTTCAGAAAGCCTCGACAGAGACCTCTCAGTGTATGCCTACGTTTTCTTCAGGCCAATCTGGCTCAAGCTGTTGCGTCTCGGTTCTCATTTCCTATCTCCATTCTTGGGTATAACCTTAATCTCACCGATCGTTACAGCCTCTCGGAAATGGGGAAGCTTTGTTTTCAAGACAGGAAGTCGTTCCCCATCCCCTTTCGGGTTCCAAAAACCCACCTGAATTTGATAACGGCCTGGCTCGATCTCCATTGGAACTGAAACGTTACAGGTTTCAGGAATAACCTCCCCTGGAACCCAAAGCTGGGTAGGATATTTTCCCTCCAGAGGATCATGATCCGCCTGAAAAACGGAAGAATCTTTCACAAAGTGAACAAAAATAACATACGAACCTGGAATAGATTGACGACATAGCCAATAATACCGAATTTGAAACTCTTTTCCCCGTTGAACCGGGCTGACAGGAAGATCAAACCCAATCAGGTGAATCCCCCCCTCAAAAGAAATTGAGGCTTTAACAGATGGGGTTATTTCCTTTATAAGTTGCTGAACATGCTCTTTTTCAGAGGCTGATAGTTCTTTAATCTGATTCATCATTTTAAGAAGAGCTCGATGATGAGGAATTCTCTTTAAAACCTTATTCAAAGTATGAATGGCTTGCGGGATCATACCCTTCTTTATTTGAAGTTTTCCTAAAAAAATAGTCGCCTTAACATTTTCAGAATCATATTGAACTGTTTTCTTTGCGTACTTCATAGCCTGATCCCAAGCTTTCTCGTGCCAGGCTAATCGAGATAAGGCTTGATAAAATTTTGATAGATTTTCACGAATGGCGTTTTTAAGATGAGGATAAACCATCACTTTTTTAACAGAGACTTCAGAATCAAATACCTTGACTCTAAATTCCAATTTGCGAGATAGATGACGATGAGTAAAATTGAGTTTGAAGGATGAAAATTGATAGGAATGAAAGTCCTTTGGCTTAAGAATGCGTGAAACAATTTCGCCTTGGGAATAAACATCTATTTGGGCTACGGGGTTTAAAGATCCCTCATGGGGGCGTGCCTGCAATTCAAATGTTACTTGATAAGCCCCCTCTGGCAAATGGATGTAAGGGCCATAAACCAAAAAACCTTGCCTATTCTTTTTGGGATGATAAGTCAGAACGGAATTTTCCCGTCTTCGCAGAGAACCAACCCCTTGCTCGTGGAAAAGCTGATCGGCTCTGTATTCAAACCGATAAAGATGACGATAAAGATTTGGATTTTGCCCAAACAATTTTTGAAATTCATTTTCAAAGGCACTTCCTTTATTCTGATCAACCAAAAACTCCCATTTAGAAAGCGGACTTTTCTTAAAGGCTTTATTAAAATATTCTTCTGCAAGTTTCCAGTCCTTCAAGTAAGTACAGGAAAGGCCCAACCAATAAAAGATATCTTGAGGATAAGAATAGCTTAATAAGGATTGCTGAAGATACTTCGCTGCCCGTGCGTAATCTTTGATTTCAATCGCAGCCATAGCCACTTCAAAAGAGTCAGTCAAAATCTGAAACCCTCCTTGTTGAGAATGTGCATTTTGAGCTGTGACGTTGTAAATCCACTTACAAAAAGGGAATGATCTCTTTGGAATGTTTTCAAGAATCATTTCTTGATAGGATTTTAGATGAACTCGATAAAAATGCCCTGCTAGAGTCACCCTTAATAATTCGGACGAAGGTCCTCCAAAACATCGAAGGCCCAAAATCTCTAAAGGTTGATCACAAACCAACATTCGACGAATCGGAATTCTTCCAAGATTCCCTCCCAAGGCGTCTTTCCCGTAAGGCGAGAAGTCTCCCTTAAAAATCATTTCAAAATCATCTTTAAAGACAAAGGGCTTGGGAAGCCATATGGATTTAGCTCTTTCATCACGAGCCCAATCAAATGCATAGAGAAAAATAGGTACCTGAAAAAAATTTGCCGCCTTCAGTTCGAAACGATGGATAGGTTTATATTGAGTTGATAACTTAAGCCAGACTGGATTTTGATTCCAGCAAGGACGATGGATTTTCATTCCTGAAGCAGAGTACCAATCCGCCTGAGATTGAGCTTCTTCAAAGGTCTGAGAGGTATGAGGGACCACTTTAAAACCTTGATTAGCAAGTTCTGGTTCATAGAGAAGGGACGGCACCATCATCACCTTCGTCGAAAGAGGAAGATTACGCTTTATCCACTCAGCAGCCCAATCTCGCGTGTCTTTTTGACCGATCAGCCAGGACAACTCGACTGAGGAATAAAGGGGATGAATTAAAATAACCATTCCTAAAATTCCAATGAGCATACGCCCAAAAACTTTTAAGGTTTTTATCTCGTGCCACATCCAGAAGAGAGCACCCACCGGGATCAAGGCCAAAAAAGGAGTAAAAGAATCCATATACCGCTCATCAATGAAGCGATTCATCCCTAAAGCCAAAAAATAAAATAGAGGATAAGATAAAAATATTAGAATTTGTCGATGCCGATTGAAAAAAACTGAGAGAATAAATAAAACAAAAATTCCCAACCCATATCCGTCGAGAAGAATCATCCATTCCTTTTTTAAACCCTGAATCAGGGATGTCTGATGAAAAGAGGGATATTGATCCTGAACTCGACCCAACCAGGAACTCGTCAATAAACTAAAGTGTTTCAAATAATAGGGGGTAAAAACAAAGTACGTCAGAAGACCTACCGCCAGAAAAAAAAGGAGATTACGAGCAATAGTTTTGAATGTACTTTTGAAAGAAAAAATCCTCAAAATAGAAGAGGTTAGAATAATCACACATCCCAAGAGACCATTGGGTTTTGTTGCCACAGCCATTCCCCAAACCATCCCACTTAAAGGAAACCATTTCAAATTTCCATCTTCAAAAATTCTTATTCCCATCCAAAGGAGAAGCGCAATGAAGAAAGTGGCAGGTGGTTCTGCATAAGGATAATGTGCATTCAGAATATGAAATGTTGAAAAAGAGAATAAGGCCAAAACAGCGATTCCTCCCCATGCCCCATAAACTCTTCTTCCAATACGATAGACAAGAATTTGGGTCATCATCGCAACCCCATTACAAAAGAGCGTCGCAAGAATGGTATATTTTGCCATGGAAAAGGGTTCACCAACAACCCAGGGTCCCCACCCTAGAGACAAAATACATCGATCAAAAAAGAAGAAGAGGCCCGCAAAGAAATAGAGAATTGCAGGATAGGTGGGAATAACAGGGATCGCCCATAATCCCTTGGAGAAGTCCATCGCCTGATTTAAAATCAATCTTGCATCACTATGAACCGTCCCTCCATTCACCCAATGAAATAAGCCACGAATCCTTAAAAAAAAACCTATAAGGAGAAGGAACCAAAAGGTGAGATTCAAAAAAAGGGATTGATGCTTTTGAGTCCATGCCATTTTGGGAGTGCCCATCATAAAAATGATCCCTCATTATTTCACGTGCTTTCACATTCTATAATTTCAAAGTTCCAATAGACACTTTATTCTTTTTATTCTCAAGATTCGTTTGCTGAACTTTCCAACGCTTGCCTGTGTGGGGATTAAATAGACCTAAACTTATTCTATATTCTCCTGGGGAAATGTCCGCAGGAATGATTAACTCTTCTTCTTCCCTAAGAGCTTCATCCTCTAAAAAAGGCCCTACCTCATCCTGCCAAGAAAGCAGCGTATGATCCCCCTGAAACAACTTCCCTTGTCCTTCGACATGAACAAAAACATTGGGTCTTTCTCGAGAAACATCTCTCTCCAATTTCCAAAAATAAAAAATTTTCACTCGGGCCCCTGATTTTACTTCTTCCGCATTTAAGCGATAACCTAAAAATGTGATCCCCTTCTCAAATTGAATGGGGCAAAGATGCTGAGGCTGAGTTTGTTCTAAAAGAA is a window from the Chlamydiota bacterium genome containing:
- a CDS encoding SGNH/GDSL hydrolase family protein, yielding MKKYLWTIFLGSFFWVSVSVGADVAPSNQWSVWSGSDGSDTEIYYARKTGDVWSKPERLNQDNAVSDVSPAMALDKEGRAFVVWVRKNEDRREVYISKWDGEKWSPEEEIGGSSNLKFSEPSVAIDEEGQIWVVACGVKEGQDEIYWTSKTSLGWSSWSRLNAENNVPDLDPTILAFNHKVWVVWNGFYQEGYELFFRVWDQGSWGSQAQLFPLEKTAGSFPSLMLKDGKPNLLFYRDGKVFSSQKEGDGWTKPFSIPLSLESIFLDVWKNQGVVHTQSVWYQNERERGSQIILLDSAISAPSRGQALAWLKKFLKVNGSEAWAATNANVYSAFGDSITSGFPEDGSGGYPSRLQGKLTSKFGASTVVNRGVGGERTVDGLSRINSVLSADNPEFILIMEGTNDAGDERSPESITFNLGEMVNRAIAFGTRPVVSTITPRLDNHNGNVENTNSLIRGLAGSKGATLVDNYAAISSKSNFESLYTDHVHFNGSGYEILAQTWFSGIEGIKGGGGGGGCGTVQPKFPDKWNLNLEPLLFLTFVFLMFKGMRRWAKV
- the asnB gene encoding asparagine synthase (glutamine-hydrolyzing), with amino-acid sequence MCGIAGFNWKDAPLVQAMGREIAHRGPDQQGFHVEEEISLAHQRLSILDLSEHGRQPMSNASCAKCARPLWVVFNGEIYNFKEVKHDLEAKGHIFTSQCDTEVILHAYGEYGKEALHLFNGMFAFAIWDSTQHELFLVRDRLGVKPLYYYHQNRKFVFASEIKAMLKYSGISRDPNPQAIYDYLGYEFVPARETMFRDIHKLAPSHWLLFKNGQIQIERYWDIKFDSKRHRRGANRQKLQNEIIDRLSESVRKRLISDVPLGVFLSGGLDSSSVVALMTRHMKEPVKTFSLGYEDPSFSELDYARQVSKQFKTDHTEMMIEPITIPLFEKAVWHLDEPMTDLSTIPFMLICKKAKEKVTVCLSGEGGDEVFVGYDRFKASKFDQLFQRIPNVLRQHLLSPLIEKLPDQSQKKGLFNVIRRFMDGSSLPEAGHHMRWQYFLNPKNSSLLFSDEVLQYAHGGPFEKIEKILSHSSSKDRLDQEMYIDLRFTMPESVLMKVDKMSMASALEVRVPFLDYEFIEFSATIPSEWKLEGFRTKAIFRDSLRGILPENIVERGKQGYSFPIKNWLRQELKNYMIELLNESPLIKQYLKRDYINLLIQQHVARTHNHNHILWALMNLALWHKIFVLGQGVPRGSV
- a CDS encoding polysaccharide deacetylase family protein — translated: MKRKRIFLAIGTIIFLLFSLIGFFYIERNRVLEVPILMYHKIGREVNDKWWVDPEDFEAQIRFLSEKGYKSILPSDLSAHEKWGKPLPSKPVIITLDDGYLNALTEAEPILKKYHFKAIVYLITEYVAKDREERKKFEGVDCLTWCEVREMYKRGTISFGAHSKSHQSFKRIKDPYFEVRGCYKDIRKFGGFRTHSFCYPFGEYNLQSIEALKRSGFTTGITCDQGVLLTGAKMKLYQLPRVHVIGGLHHFVVSREFEKEGDREFIFRVSNEGVMLGVAPRLCYSDEGKEEGWLPLVDLGNQPLEWRWALKEGQNKKQFSSLEIWDKARVLCLSTFSLKTDLQKQDT